A genomic region of Arachis hypogaea cultivar Tifrunner chromosome 5, arahy.Tifrunner.gnm2.J5K5, whole genome shotgun sequence contains the following coding sequences:
- the LOC112800064 gene encoding uncharacterized protein isoform X1 — protein sequence MAAAGSHGIVGEALTEDNYENWSVLMRNCLMGRGLWDVVESNSPPTVAAAVEGRSRKWKRQNANALHIIQLSCTSDTFAQIRRFETAKEAWNHLSASFGSNSLAHIDIEQGRVMDDPDYRELFMNVEKNNWSALKTILKRDSMAIYYSSHSGRTVLHTAAILGHQDMVKQLVDEGGERLLKMQDNRGYTALALVADLTGDKSIAKCLVEESSVGGCAQVLLTMETRDGEIPVLLAAAMGRKKMTPYLYSKTPRDMLDNADNAVLLLSRCISAEIFDVALQLLLQHPGDELPLTHELECLRPLKALVHKPSAFPSGTRFGILHWIYDYLEVHDEKVSSVPRDKGPSMRTLADRLLAPIHLFIQNSLLKFPGIKKIYKMKKTHLRVDQILSCLGKKVTDLDGSQLRNASAYDAMLEAAKNGTIEFIELMKKENSDLLWAVDRNKRGIFSHAILNRKKNVFDLIHDVHGRKEIVLSGTDKFGNNLLHLAAQLGPSSALADRSGAALQMQSEIQWFKPPGILPNSLDHAQTWKEGMFSVIQFINFQIQSRNLSRIYRNLQQVKWLLILKAPGL from the exons ATGGCGGCAGCTGGATCCCACGGAATAGTTGGTGAAGCACTCACAGAAGATAACTACGAAAACTGGAGTGTTCTGATGAGGAACTGTCTCATGGGAAGAGGTCTATGGGACGTTGTGGAAAGTAATTCTCCTCCTACGGTGGCTGCTGCCGTGGAAGGTAGATCAAGAAAATGGAAGAGGCAGAATGCAAATGCGTTGCACATCATTCAACTCTCATGCACTTCAGATACCTTTGCTCAGATTAGACGCTTTGAAACCGCCAAAGAAGCCTGGAACCACTTGAGTGCGTCTTTTGGGTCCAACTCACTAGCCCACATAGATATTGAACAAG GTCGTGTAATGGATGATCCTGACTATCGCGAGTTGTTCATGAATGTGGAAAAGAATAACTGGAGTGCACTAAAGACAATCCTGAAACGGGACAGCATGGCTATATATTATTCTTCCCACTCTGGTAGGACAGTGCTCCACACGGCGGCAATCTTGGGGCACCAGGACATGGTAAAGCAATTGGTAGACGAAGGCGGAGAAAGATTACTTAAAATGCAAGACAACCGCGGTTACACGGCTCTCGCCCTTGTTGCTGATCTTACCGGCGACAAAAGCATAGCAAAGTGCTTGGTAGAAGAAAGTAGTGTTGGTGGTTGCGCACAGGTGCTACTTACGATGGAGACCAGAGACGGCGAGATACCTGTTCTTCTTGCTGCCGCTATGGGTCGCAAGAAAATGACTCCCTACCTCTATTCTAAAACACCCAGGGATATGTTGGACAATGCCGACAATGCAGTTTTGCTCCTTTCACGATGTATCAGCGCTGAAATATTTG ATGTTGCTTTGCAATTACTACTACAACATCCGGGTGATGAGCTACCCCTTACTCATGAATTAGAGTGTCTCCGACCCTTAAAGGCATTGGTTCACAAGCCTTCTGCATTCCCCAGTGGCACTAGATTTGGGATTCTACATTGGATCTACGATT ATTTAGAAGTACACGACGAGAAGGTATCAAGTGTTCCCCGGGATAAAGGACCATCTATGAGAACTTTAGCAG ATCGACTGCTTGCACCCATTCACTTATTCATTCAAAATTCTCTACTAAAATTCCCAG gaataaaaaaaatatacaaaatgaaAAAGACCCACCTTAGGGTTGATCAAATTCTGAGTTGCTTGGGGAAAAAAGTTACTGACCTTGATGGATCGCAGCTTCGAAATGCTTCTGCATATGATGCAATGTTGGAGGCAGCCAAGAATGGAACCATTGAGTTCATAGAGttgatgaaaaaagaaaattcaGACCTCTTATGGGCCGTTGATAGAAACAAGAGAGGCATATTCTCGCATGCGATTTTGAATCGCAAAAAAAACGTGTTTGACCTCATACACGACGTTCACGGACGCAAGGAGATAGTTCTTTCTGGCACCGACAAGTTTGGCAATAACCTTCTACATCTAGCAGCACAGTTAGGGCCTTCCTCTGCTCTTGCTGATAGATCTGGTGCAGCTCTCCAAATGCAAAGCGAAATTCAATGGTTTAAG CCTCCTGGGATTCTCCCAAACTCACTCGATCATGCTCAAACCTGGAAAGAAGGGATGTTCTCGGTGATACAATTCATCAATTTCCAGATTCAAAGTCGCAATCTTTCGAGAATTTACAGGAACTTACAGCAGGTAAAGTGGCTGCTAATCTTAAAAGCCCCAGGTCTGTGA
- the LOC112800064 gene encoding uncharacterized protein isoform X3, with amino-acid sequence MAAAGSHGIVGEALTEDNYENWSVLMRNCLMGRGLWDVVESNSPPTVAAAVEGRSRKWKRQNANALHIIQLSCTSDTFAQIRRFETAKEAWNHLSASFGSNSLAHIDIEQGRVMDDPDYRELFMNVEKNNWSALKTILKRDSMAIYYSSHSGRTVLHTAAILGHQDMVKQLVDEGGERLLKMQDNRGYTALALVADLTGDKSIAKCLVEESSVGGCAQVLLTMETRDGEIPVLLAAAMGRKKMTPYLYSKTPRDMLDNADNAVLLLSRCISAEIFDVALQLLLQHPGDELPLTHELECLRPLKALVHKPSAFPSGTRFGILHWIYDYLEVHDEKVSSVPRDKGPSMRTLADRLLAPIHLFIQNSLLKFPGIKKIYKMKKTHLRVDQILSCLGKKVTDLDGSQLRNASAYDAMLEAAKNGTIEFIELMKKENSDLLWAVDRNKRGIFSHAILNRKKNVFDLIHDVHGRKEIVLSGTDKFGNNLLHLAAQLGPSSALADRSGAALQMQSEIQWFKVPKGWEALC; translated from the exons ATGGCGGCAGCTGGATCCCACGGAATAGTTGGTGAAGCACTCACAGAAGATAACTACGAAAACTGGAGTGTTCTGATGAGGAACTGTCTCATGGGAAGAGGTCTATGGGACGTTGTGGAAAGTAATTCTCCTCCTACGGTGGCTGCTGCCGTGGAAGGTAGATCAAGAAAATGGAAGAGGCAGAATGCAAATGCGTTGCACATCATTCAACTCTCATGCACTTCAGATACCTTTGCTCAGATTAGACGCTTTGAAACCGCCAAAGAAGCCTGGAACCACTTGAGTGCGTCTTTTGGGTCCAACTCACTAGCCCACATAGATATTGAACAAG GTCGTGTAATGGATGATCCTGACTATCGCGAGTTGTTCATGAATGTGGAAAAGAATAACTGGAGTGCACTAAAGACAATCCTGAAACGGGACAGCATGGCTATATATTATTCTTCCCACTCTGGTAGGACAGTGCTCCACACGGCGGCAATCTTGGGGCACCAGGACATGGTAAAGCAATTGGTAGACGAAGGCGGAGAAAGATTACTTAAAATGCAAGACAACCGCGGTTACACGGCTCTCGCCCTTGTTGCTGATCTTACCGGCGACAAAAGCATAGCAAAGTGCTTGGTAGAAGAAAGTAGTGTTGGTGGTTGCGCACAGGTGCTACTTACGATGGAGACCAGAGACGGCGAGATACCTGTTCTTCTTGCTGCCGCTATGGGTCGCAAGAAAATGACTCCCTACCTCTATTCTAAAACACCCAGGGATATGTTGGACAATGCCGACAATGCAGTTTTGCTCCTTTCACGATGTATCAGCGCTGAAATATTTG ATGTTGCTTTGCAATTACTACTACAACATCCGGGTGATGAGCTACCCCTTACTCATGAATTAGAGTGTCTCCGACCCTTAAAGGCATTGGTTCACAAGCCTTCTGCATTCCCCAGTGGCACTAGATTTGGGATTCTACATTGGATCTACGATT ATTTAGAAGTACACGACGAGAAGGTATCAAGTGTTCCCCGGGATAAAGGACCATCTATGAGAACTTTAGCAG ATCGACTGCTTGCACCCATTCACTTATTCATTCAAAATTCTCTACTAAAATTCCCAG gaataaaaaaaatatacaaaatgaaAAAGACCCACCTTAGGGTTGATCAAATTCTGAGTTGCTTGGGGAAAAAAGTTACTGACCTTGATGGATCGCAGCTTCGAAATGCTTCTGCATATGATGCAATGTTGGAGGCAGCCAAGAATGGAACCATTGAGTTCATAGAGttgatgaaaaaagaaaattcaGACCTCTTATGGGCCGTTGATAGAAACAAGAGAGGCATATTCTCGCATGCGATTTTGAATCGCAAAAAAAACGTGTTTGACCTCATACACGACGTTCACGGACGCAAGGAGATAGTTCTTTCTGGCACCGACAAGTTTGGCAATAACCTTCTACATCTAGCAGCACAGTTAGGGCCTTCCTCTGCTCTTGCTGATAGATCTGGTGCAGCTCTCCAAATGCAAAGCGAAATTCAATGGTTTAAG GTACCCAAGGGATGGGAAGCTCTTTGTTAA
- the LOC112800064 gene encoding uncharacterized protein isoform X2, producing the protein MAAAGSHGIVGEALTEDNYENWSVLMRNCLMGRGLWDVVESNSPPTVAAAVEGRSRKWKRQNANALHIIQLSCTSDTFAQIRRFETAKEAWNHLSASFGSNSLAHIDIEQGRVMDDPDYRELFMNVEKNNWSALKTILKRDSMAIYYSSHSGRTVLHTAAILGHQDMVKQLVDEGGERLLKMQDNRGYTALALVADLTGDKSIAKCLVEESSVGGCAQVLLTMETRDGEIPVLLAAAMGRKKMTPYLYSKTPRDMLDNADNAVLLLSRCISAEIFDVALQLLLQHPGDELPLTHELECLRPLKALVHKPSAFPSGTRFGILHWIYDYLEVHDEKVSSVPRDKGPSMRTLADRLLAPIHLFIQNSLLKFPGIKKIYKMKKTHLRVDQILSCLGKKVTDLDGSQLRNASAYDAMLEAAKNGTIEFIELMKKENSDLLWAVDRNKRGIFSHAILNRKKNVFDLIHDVHGRKEIVLSGTDKFGNNLLHLAAQLGPSSALADRSGAALQMQSEIQWFKVFNYSHLKFVT; encoded by the exons ATGGCGGCAGCTGGATCCCACGGAATAGTTGGTGAAGCACTCACAGAAGATAACTACGAAAACTGGAGTGTTCTGATGAGGAACTGTCTCATGGGAAGAGGTCTATGGGACGTTGTGGAAAGTAATTCTCCTCCTACGGTGGCTGCTGCCGTGGAAGGTAGATCAAGAAAATGGAAGAGGCAGAATGCAAATGCGTTGCACATCATTCAACTCTCATGCACTTCAGATACCTTTGCTCAGATTAGACGCTTTGAAACCGCCAAAGAAGCCTGGAACCACTTGAGTGCGTCTTTTGGGTCCAACTCACTAGCCCACATAGATATTGAACAAG GTCGTGTAATGGATGATCCTGACTATCGCGAGTTGTTCATGAATGTGGAAAAGAATAACTGGAGTGCACTAAAGACAATCCTGAAACGGGACAGCATGGCTATATATTATTCTTCCCACTCTGGTAGGACAGTGCTCCACACGGCGGCAATCTTGGGGCACCAGGACATGGTAAAGCAATTGGTAGACGAAGGCGGAGAAAGATTACTTAAAATGCAAGACAACCGCGGTTACACGGCTCTCGCCCTTGTTGCTGATCTTACCGGCGACAAAAGCATAGCAAAGTGCTTGGTAGAAGAAAGTAGTGTTGGTGGTTGCGCACAGGTGCTACTTACGATGGAGACCAGAGACGGCGAGATACCTGTTCTTCTTGCTGCCGCTATGGGTCGCAAGAAAATGACTCCCTACCTCTATTCTAAAACACCCAGGGATATGTTGGACAATGCCGACAATGCAGTTTTGCTCCTTTCACGATGTATCAGCGCTGAAATATTTG ATGTTGCTTTGCAATTACTACTACAACATCCGGGTGATGAGCTACCCCTTACTCATGAATTAGAGTGTCTCCGACCCTTAAAGGCATTGGTTCACAAGCCTTCTGCATTCCCCAGTGGCACTAGATTTGGGATTCTACATTGGATCTACGATT ATTTAGAAGTACACGACGAGAAGGTATCAAGTGTTCCCCGGGATAAAGGACCATCTATGAGAACTTTAGCAG ATCGACTGCTTGCACCCATTCACTTATTCATTCAAAATTCTCTACTAAAATTCCCAG gaataaaaaaaatatacaaaatgaaAAAGACCCACCTTAGGGTTGATCAAATTCTGAGTTGCTTGGGGAAAAAAGTTACTGACCTTGATGGATCGCAGCTTCGAAATGCTTCTGCATATGATGCAATGTTGGAGGCAGCCAAGAATGGAACCATTGAGTTCATAGAGttgatgaaaaaagaaaattcaGACCTCTTATGGGCCGTTGATAGAAACAAGAGAGGCATATTCTCGCATGCGATTTTGAATCGCAAAAAAAACGTGTTTGACCTCATACACGACGTTCACGGACGCAAGGAGATAGTTCTTTCTGGCACCGACAAGTTTGGCAATAACCTTCTACATCTAGCAGCACAGTTAGGGCCTTCCTCTGCTCTTGCTGATAGATCTGGTGCAGCTCTCCAAATGCAAAGCGAAATTCAATGGTTTAAGGTCTTTAATTACTCTCACTTGAAATTTGTTACGTGA
- the LOC112800064 gene encoding uncharacterized protein isoform X4, with the protein MAAAGSHGIVGEALTEDNYENWSVLMRNCLMGRGLWDVVESNSPPTVAAAVEGRSRKWKRQNANALHIIQLSCTSDTFAQIRRFETAKEAWNHLSASFGSNSLAHIDIEQGRVMDDPDYRELFMNVEKNNWSALKTILKRDSMAIYYSSHSGRTVLHTAAILGHQDMVKQLVDEGGERLLKMQDNRGYTALALVADLTGDKSIAKCLVEESSVGGCAQVLLTMETRDGEIPVLLAAAMGRKKMTPYLYSKTPRDMLDNADNAVLLLSRCISAEIFDVALQLLLQHPGDELPLTHELECLRPLKALVHKPSAFPSGTRFGILHWIYDYLEVHDEKVSSVPRDKGPSMRTLADRLLAPIHLFIQNSLLKFPGTQGMGSSLLMLFR; encoded by the exons ATGGCGGCAGCTGGATCCCACGGAATAGTTGGTGAAGCACTCACAGAAGATAACTACGAAAACTGGAGTGTTCTGATGAGGAACTGTCTCATGGGAAGAGGTCTATGGGACGTTGTGGAAAGTAATTCTCCTCCTACGGTGGCTGCTGCCGTGGAAGGTAGATCAAGAAAATGGAAGAGGCAGAATGCAAATGCGTTGCACATCATTCAACTCTCATGCACTTCAGATACCTTTGCTCAGATTAGACGCTTTGAAACCGCCAAAGAAGCCTGGAACCACTTGAGTGCGTCTTTTGGGTCCAACTCACTAGCCCACATAGATATTGAACAAG GTCGTGTAATGGATGATCCTGACTATCGCGAGTTGTTCATGAATGTGGAAAAGAATAACTGGAGTGCACTAAAGACAATCCTGAAACGGGACAGCATGGCTATATATTATTCTTCCCACTCTGGTAGGACAGTGCTCCACACGGCGGCAATCTTGGGGCACCAGGACATGGTAAAGCAATTGGTAGACGAAGGCGGAGAAAGATTACTTAAAATGCAAGACAACCGCGGTTACACGGCTCTCGCCCTTGTTGCTGATCTTACCGGCGACAAAAGCATAGCAAAGTGCTTGGTAGAAGAAAGTAGTGTTGGTGGTTGCGCACAGGTGCTACTTACGATGGAGACCAGAGACGGCGAGATACCTGTTCTTCTTGCTGCCGCTATGGGTCGCAAGAAAATGACTCCCTACCTCTATTCTAAAACACCCAGGGATATGTTGGACAATGCCGACAATGCAGTTTTGCTCCTTTCACGATGTATCAGCGCTGAAATATTTG ATGTTGCTTTGCAATTACTACTACAACATCCGGGTGATGAGCTACCCCTTACTCATGAATTAGAGTGTCTCCGACCCTTAAAGGCATTGGTTCACAAGCCTTCTGCATTCCCCAGTGGCACTAGATTTGGGATTCTACATTGGATCTACGATT ATTTAGAAGTACACGACGAGAAGGTATCAAGTGTTCCCCGGGATAAAGGACCATCTATGAGAACTTTAGCAG ATCGACTGCTTGCACCCATTCACTTATTCATTCAAAATTCTCTACTAAAATTCCCAG GTACCCAAGGGATGGGAAGCTCTTTGTTAATGTTGTTTCGGTAG
- the LOC140184545 gene encoding L-type lectin-domain containing receptor kinase VII.1-like — translation MFLWSHRNIHRAISSKSTQVNPGVAVTHNPYGYSSDTLEPKHKQSPGNVEWLFSLIRLVCSQLLIRGDELIMRLGVLRGGAEVAVKRISQENDGVREFLAEISSLGRLKQRNLVALRGWCKKDMGNFLLVYEYMDNGSLDKRVFCDESMMLNCEERIRNIKGVAFAVLYLHEGWEEQVLHRDIKASNVLLDKDMNGKLGDFGLARMHSHGQVASTRKLVGTVGYMAPEVIKTGQALTRTDVFMFGILILEVMCGRRPMEEGKPPLVEFVWGLMVKGELMNALDERLSAKGDFNLQQVEKVLQLGLLCAYPEPKSRPNMRQVVSILEGNNEGGEESENENADTCLLLKLKSGDIFSEYSNYLAIQHTQHLKIFASLILLQCLLLGLNL, via the exons ATGTTTCTCTGGAGCCATAGGAACATACATAGAGCTATTTCAAGCAAATCAACACAGGTGAATCCTGGTGTGGCTGTAACGCACAATCCATACGGGTACTCTTCCGACACCCTTGAACCGAAGCACAAGCAGTCACCAGGAAATGTGGAATG GCTCTTCag CTTAATACGCTTAGTATGTTCGCAATTGTTGATTCGCGGTGATGAACTAATTATGCGTTTG GGTGTTCTAAGAGGCGGCGCAGAGGTGGCAGTGAAGCGAATATCACAAGAGAATGACGGCGTGAGAGAGTTCCTAGCAGAAATTTCAAGCCTTGGAAGATTGAAGCAGAGAAACTTGGTTGCTCTGAGAGGATGGTGCAAGAAAGACATGGGAAATTTCTTGTTAGTTTATGAATACATGGATAATGGGAGTTTGGATAAGAGAGTGTTTTGTGATGAGAGCATGATGCTGAACTGTGAAGAGAGAATAAGAAATATCAAAGGTGTGGCCTTTGCTGTGTTGTATTTGCATGAAGGTTGGGAAGAACAAGTTCTGCATAGGGACATCAAAGCCAGCAATGTGTTACTTGATAAGGATATGAATGGAAAGCTTGGAGACTTTGGATTAGCAAGAATGCATAGCCATGGCCAAGTTGCTAGCACAAGAAAGTTGGTTGGAACAGTTGGTTACATGGCTCCAGAAGTGATCAAGACCGGACAAGCCTTGACTCGCACGGATGTGTTCATGTTTGGAATCTTGATTTTAGAGGTCATGTGTGGAAGGAGGCCTATGGAAGAAGGTAAGCCACCTCTTGTGGAGTTTGTGTGGGGACTAATGGTTAAAGGGGAACTAATGAATGCACTTGATGAGAGGTTAAGTGCTAAAGGAGACTTCAATCTGCAACAAGTTGAGAAGGTTCTTCAGTTGGGATTGTTGTGTGCATACCCTGAACCAAAATCAAGACCAAACATGAGACAAGTTGTGAGTATTTTAGAAGGGAACAATGAGGGAGGAGAAGAATCAGAGAATGAGAATGCGGATACTTGTTTGCTTCTAAAGTTGAAATCTGGGGATATTTTTTCTGAGTATTCTAATTATTTAGCTATTCAACACACCCAACATTTGAAGATATTCGCCAGTCTAATACTTCTTCAATGTCTCTTACTTGGTCTAAATCTGTAG